A stretch of the Bradyrhizobium arachidis genome encodes the following:
- a CDS encoding MFS transporter, translating to MELQQTSALNVAPAVPVAAARDRVIETSIPARLDALSWSGFHTRVVLALGITWILDGLEVTLAGALSGALKQSPTLHFSNLDLGIANSAYLAGAVLGALGFGWLTDRIGRKKLFFITLAVYLTATAATALSWNVASYALFRFLTGAGIGGEYTAINSTIQELVPARYRGWTDLVINGSFWIGAAMGAVAAIVLLDPTLFGPDLGWRLAYLIGAAIGLVVLLMRMWIPESPRWLMIHGRPEQAHAIVDDIERSVVGDRQDQSGAGFAKIRLRMRDHTPISEVVHTLFTVYRHRALVGLVLMSAQAFFYNAIFFTFALILTDFYGISADHVGWYILPFAAGNFLGPLLLGRLFDTLGRRTMIAFTYGVSGVLLALSGYLFSIGVLSAQGQTIAWMVIFFFASPAASAAYLTVSETFPLEVRALAIAVFYAIGTGIGGVVGPALFGALIDTGSRTSVFAGYLLGSVLMIAAALVAWRYAVAAERKSLEHVARPLAFME from the coding sequence ATGGAATTGCAGCAAACCTCAGCGCTGAATGTTGCTCCTGCAGTCCCGGTGGCTGCGGCGCGAGATCGCGTCATCGAGACCAGTATTCCTGCGCGGCTCGACGCTCTATCGTGGAGCGGCTTTCACACGCGAGTCGTGCTCGCGCTCGGCATCACCTGGATTCTGGACGGACTTGAAGTGACGCTCGCCGGCGCGCTGTCAGGCGCGCTGAAGCAGAGCCCGACTTTGCACTTCTCGAACCTCGATCTGGGTATCGCCAATTCCGCCTATCTTGCCGGTGCCGTGCTCGGCGCGCTCGGTTTCGGCTGGCTCACCGATCGTATCGGACGCAAAAAACTGTTCTTCATCACGCTCGCGGTTTATCTCACCGCCACGGCCGCGACTGCGCTGTCCTGGAATGTCGCGAGCTATGCGCTGTTCCGCTTCCTCACCGGCGCCGGTATCGGCGGCGAATATACCGCGATCAACTCGACCATTCAGGAACTGGTGCCGGCGCGTTATCGCGGCTGGACCGATCTCGTCATCAACGGCAGCTTCTGGATCGGCGCTGCCATGGGCGCGGTGGCGGCCATCGTGCTGCTCGATCCCACGCTGTTCGGCCCCGATCTCGGCTGGCGGCTCGCTTACCTCATCGGCGCCGCCATCGGGCTCGTCGTGCTCCTGATGCGGATGTGGATTCCCGAAAGCCCGCGCTGGCTGATGATTCACGGCCGCCCCGAACAGGCGCATGCGATCGTCGACGATATCGAGCGCTCGGTGGTCGGCGACCGGCAGGATCAGTCCGGGGCAGGCTTCGCAAAAATTCGCCTGAGGATGCGCGACCACACCCCGATCAGTGAGGTCGTGCACACGCTGTTTACGGTCTACCGCCATCGCGCGCTGGTGGGCCTCGTGCTGATGAGCGCGCAGGCCTTCTTCTACAACGCGATCTTCTTCACCTTTGCGCTGATCTTGACCGATTTTTACGGCATCAGTGCGGATCATGTCGGCTGGTATATTCTACCCTTTGCCGCCGGCAATTTCCTCGGGCCGCTGCTGCTCGGCCGCCTGTTCGATACGCTCGGCCGGCGTACCATGATCGCGTTCACCTACGGTGTTTCGGGTGTTCTGCTCGCGCTTTCCGGTTATCTGTTCTCGATCGGCGTGCTGAGCGCGCAGGGACAGACCATCGCCTGGATGGTGATCTTCTTCTTCGCTTCGCCGGCAGCGAGCGCTGCCTATCTCACCGTCAGCGAAACCTTTCCCCTGGAGGTGCGGGCCCTGGCGATTGCGGTGTTCTATGCAATCGGCACCGGTATCGGCGGCGTCGTCGGGCCTGCGCTGTTCGGCGCGCTGATCGACACCGGCTCCCGGACCAGCGTGTTTGCCGGCTACCTCCTGGGCTCGGTGCTGATGATCGCGGCCGCACTCGTGGCGTGGCGCTATGCCGTCGCCGCCGAGCGAAAATCGCTCGAACATGTCGCACGGCCGCTCGCCTTTATGGAGTAG
- the otsB gene encoding trehalose-phosphatase produces MKSELAEMPREMPREMPSDDERIMRDDDDAPETVPVPRALVPHLSETAILLDIDGTLLELMPTPREVWVPPGLSKTLNRLVECTSGALALVSGRSLNDIDLIFAPDQFPAVGGHGAEMRLSSDNEAVASHAPPMDKELKRRLAAIAKLSPGILLEDKGYSLALHYRLAPHAEKAIYAAVSLIRADLPNAPIEVLPGKSVCEIKHSGFTKASGVRELMTHEPFKGRRPLFIGDDVTDESVFAIMPDMNGLAFSVGRRARGVNGHFDAPSDVREFLAHLVDDHAR; encoded by the coding sequence ATGAAATCAGAACTCGCGGAAATGCCAAGAGAAATGCCAAGAGAAATGCCGAGTGACGACGAACGAATCATGCGTGACGATGACGATGCGCCCGAAACGGTGCCGGTGCCGCGAGCTCTGGTCCCGCATCTGAGCGAGACCGCGATTCTGCTCGACATCGACGGCACGCTGCTCGAATTGATGCCGACGCCGCGCGAAGTCTGGGTGCCGCCGGGGCTCTCCAAGACGCTCAACCGCCTTGTCGAATGCACCTCCGGTGCGCTGGCGCTGGTCAGCGGACGCTCGCTCAACGACATCGACCTGATCTTTGCGCCGGACCAGTTTCCCGCAGTCGGCGGCCACGGCGCTGAAATGCGGCTGTCGTCCGATAACGAAGCGGTGGCGAGCCACGCGCCGCCGATGGACAAGGAGTTGAAGCGGCGGCTGGCGGCGATCGCAAAGCTCAGCCCCGGCATTCTGCTGGAGGACAAGGGCTATTCGCTCGCGTTGCATTACCGTCTCGCGCCGCATGCGGAGAAGGCGATCTACGCGGCGGTGTCGCTGATCCGTGCCGATTTGCCCAACGCGCCGATCGAGGTACTGCCCGGCAAATCGGTCTGCGAGATCAAGCATTCCGGATTCACCAAGGCGAGTGGCGTGCGCGAATTGATGACGCATGAGCCGTTCAAAGGACGCCGTCCGCTCTTCATCGGCGACGACGTCACCGATGAAAGCGTGTTCGCGATCATGCCGGACATGAACGGTCTCGCCTTTTCGGTCGGCCGCCGCGCCCGTGGCGTCAATGGCCATTTCGATGCGCCGAGCGACGTGCGCGAGTTCCTCGCGCATCTCGTCGACGACCACGCAAGGTAA
- a CDS encoding trehalose-6-phosphate synthase, which translates to MSLVVVSNRVARGKPNEPMTGGLAAALLPVVEYSGAIWVGSSGRVRDGHQKEPFAEVEALGTGALATLDLPAAHYGGYYEGFANSALWPALHSRSDLIRVSQGDYRSYREVNAFMARALLRFRKNKTAFWVQDYHFLALGAELRELSVDDPVGFFLHTPWPVPAVMQGVPNHRELIEAMLAYDLIGFQTEEDRQNFLGYISQDLGLTAEDGIVVSRHGRTQCQVFPIGIDAEKFAQYAAKSISHPDVSRLRKSLNGEKLAIGVDRLDYSKGLVNRVSAFDRLWTEQPNLARSISLLQIANPSRGGIEAYGNLQNEVARLVTDVNGRHGEVDWTPIRYLNKGFSQAVLAGLYRTAQVGVVTPLHDGMNLVAKEYVAAQNPADPGVLVLSKFAGAANELDTALLVNPHDIDGMARAISIAVSMPLTERRMRWEAMMKKLRGHTIQQWSADFVATLEACRGERAAVAPLAAQPPQALRWLRSAISGARLI; encoded by the coding sequence GTGAGTCTCGTTGTCGTTTCGAACCGTGTTGCACGCGGAAAACCGAATGAACCCATGACGGGCGGCCTTGCGGCTGCCCTGCTTCCGGTGGTGGAATACTCCGGAGCGATCTGGGTGGGTTCCTCAGGCCGTGTGCGCGATGGCCATCAGAAGGAACCGTTCGCCGAAGTCGAAGCGCTCGGTACGGGCGCGCTTGCGACGCTGGACCTGCCGGCGGCGCATTACGGTGGCTATTACGAAGGCTTTGCCAATTCAGCGTTGTGGCCGGCGCTGCACTCGCGCAGCGACCTCATCCGCGTCTCGCAAGGCGACTATCGCAGCTATCGCGAGGTCAACGCCTTCATGGCGCGCGCGCTGTTGCGCTTCCGAAAGAACAAGACTGCCTTCTGGGTGCAGGACTATCACTTCCTGGCGCTCGGCGCGGAACTGCGCGAGCTCAGCGTCGACGATCCCGTCGGCTTCTTCCTGCACACGCCGTGGCCCGTGCCTGCGGTGATGCAGGGTGTGCCGAATCACCGCGAACTGATCGAGGCAATGCTGGCCTACGATCTCATCGGCTTCCAGACCGAGGAAGATCGCCAGAATTTCCTCGGCTATATCAGCCAGGACCTCGGGCTGACGGCCGAGGACGGCATCGTCGTCTCGCGGCATGGCCGGACGCAGTGTCAGGTCTTTCCGATCGGAATCGATGCGGAAAAATTCGCGCAATATGCCGCGAAGTCGATTTCGCATCCCGACGTGTCGCGGCTGCGCAAGAGTCTCAATGGCGAAAAACTCGCGATCGGCGTCGACCGGCTCGATTATTCCAAGGGCCTCGTCAACCGCGTCAGCGCGTTCGATCGCCTGTGGACCGAGCAGCCAAACCTCGCGCGCAGCATTTCGCTGTTGCAGATCGCCAACCCCTCGCGTGGCGGCATCGAGGCCTATGGCAATCTCCAGAACGAGGTCGCCCGCCTCGTGACCGACGTCAACGGCCGCCATGGCGAGGTGGACTGGACGCCGATCCGCTATCTCAACAAGGGCTTTAGCCAGGCCGTGCTTGCCGGCCTTTATCGTACGGCGCAGGTCGGCGTGGTGACGCCGTTGCATGACGGCATGAACCTGGTCGCCAAGGAATACGTCGCCGCGCAAAACCCCGCGGACCCGGGCGTGCTCGTGTTGTCGAAATTCGCAGGCGCCGCCAACGAGCTCGACACGGCGCTGCTGGTCAATCCGCACGATATCGACGGCATGGCGCGTGCGATCTCGATCGCGGTCTCCATGCCGTTGACCGAGCGTCGCATGCGCTGGGAAGCGATGATGAAGAAGTTGCGCGGCCACACCATCCAGCAATGGTCCGCCGATTTCGTTGCGACGCTGGAAGCGTGCCGGGGCGAAAGGGCAGCCGTCGCACCGCTCGCCGCACAACCGCCGCAGGCGCTGCGCTGGCTGCGCTCTGCAATCTCAGGCGCAAGGTTGATTTGA